One window from the genome of Actinoplanes teichomyceticus ATCC 31121 encodes:
- a CDS encoding MBL fold metallo-hydrolase, which yields MTAHRISRRLFVTTGAGVVGLAVVQTLTACSSSSSAPSAGRPASAPPSAAGGTGGWQRVDLGFVSAYLLLRGSEVAVVDTGTAGSGASIAAGLAAAGADWSAVKHLILTHHHPDHAGGLAEVEPRVKATVYAGAQDAATIVSDRALTSLADGDEVFGLQIIGTPGHTAGHVSIFDPSTGTLVAGDALRTENGLQGANPQYTADEKAAAASVKKLAGLDVKVILPGHGAPLTTGAKEALQKLAASG from the coding sequence ATGACCGCTCATCGGATCAGCCGCCGTCTGTTCGTGACCACCGGGGCCGGAGTGGTCGGCCTGGCCGTGGTGCAGACCCTGACCGCCTGCTCGTCCTCGTCCTCCGCGCCGTCCGCCGGCCGGCCGGCGTCCGCACCCCCGTCCGCGGCGGGCGGGACGGGCGGCTGGCAACGGGTCGATCTCGGCTTCGTCTCGGCCTACCTGCTGCTCAGAGGCAGCGAGGTGGCGGTGGTGGACACCGGCACCGCGGGATCGGGCGCGTCGATCGCCGCCGGGCTGGCCGCGGCCGGCGCGGACTGGTCGGCCGTGAAACACCTCATCCTCACCCACCACCACCCGGACCACGCGGGCGGTTTGGCCGAGGTGGAGCCGCGGGTGAAAGCCACCGTCTACGCCGGCGCCCAGGACGCGGCGACCATCGTCTCGGACCGGGCGCTGACCTCACTGGCCGACGGCGACGAGGTGTTCGGCCTGCAGATCATCGGCACGCCGGGGCACACCGCCGGCCACGTCTCGATCTTCGACCCGTCGACCGGGACACTGGTCGCCGGCGACGCGCTGCGCACCGAGAACGGCCTCCAGGGCGCCAACCCGCAATACACCGCGGACGAGAAGGCGGCGGCCGCCTCGGTGAAGAAGCTGGCCGGCCTGGACGTCAAGGTCATCCTGCCGGGGCACGGCGCGCCGTTGACCACCGGTGCCAAGGAGGCGCTGCAGAAACTCGCCGCATCCGGATGA
- a CDS encoding TrmB family transcriptional regulator → MPVQRLVGHLRELGFSPYEARCYAGLLGAGPQTGYAIAKLTGVPQPKVYETLRRLVARGAAEQAPGPPIRFTAVDPEALLDRMASAYAASIAGARAAAAERVRNVAASAMPLGAVPS, encoded by the coding sequence ATGCCGGTCCAGCGCCTGGTGGGGCACCTGCGCGAGCTCGGATTCTCACCGTACGAGGCACGGTGCTACGCCGGCCTGCTCGGCGCCGGCCCGCAGACCGGGTACGCGATCGCCAAACTCACCGGCGTGCCCCAGCCCAAGGTGTACGAGACGCTGCGCCGGCTGGTCGCCCGGGGCGCCGCCGAGCAGGCGCCCGGCCCGCCGATCCGGTTCACCGCGGTCGACCCGGAGGCGCTGCTGGACCGGATGGCGAGCGCGTACGCCGCCTCGATCGCGGGCGCCCGCGCGGCGGCCGCCGAACGTGTGCGGAACGTGGCGGCGAGCGCGATGCCCCTGGGAGCCGTTCCGTCGTAG
- a CDS encoding M15 family metallopeptidase: protein MLERLLAALALLPSPVPAAAAASAAVILPAAASAAVALPAAAPLVAAPLDSSPATYIVRPGDTLSRIADRHGVTVAQLRRWNGLTGTSVPRPDGALRLSAPGQARPPWRSRVETVTATEANGDPDRECPVPASSLRRVWVRYADYDGVVHDGNLIVHRSIVAATRRSFALLYAWRFPVMVMQPASVNLPGLTDRTVLTSGYECRTVAGTNRWSQHAYGLAIDVNPRQNPMIRGDYLDPPHSEPWIPRGPYRPGMIHDGGAERAFTTNGLAWGGRWHSLKDYMHFSPNNR from the coding sequence GTGCTGGAACGCCTGCTCGCCGCGCTCGCGCTGCTCCCGTCCCCGGTGCCCGCCGCGGCCGCCGCCTCGGCTGCCGTGATCCTGCCGGCCGCCGCCTCGGCTGCCGTGGCCCTGCCGGCTGCCGCCCCACTTGTCGCGGCCCCGCTCGACTCCTCGCCGGCCACGTACATCGTGCGGCCCGGGGACACGCTCTCCCGCATCGCGGACCGGCACGGCGTCACCGTCGCGCAGCTGCGGCGGTGGAACGGCCTCACCGGCACATCCGTGCCACGCCCGGACGGCGCGCTGCGCTTGTCCGCTCCCGGTCAGGCGCGACCGCCGTGGCGCAGCCGCGTGGAGACGGTCACCGCGACCGAGGCGAACGGCGACCCGGACCGCGAGTGCCCGGTACCGGCGTCCTCGCTGCGCCGGGTCTGGGTCCGCTACGCCGACTACGACGGCGTCGTGCACGACGGCAACCTGATCGTGCACCGCTCGATCGTCGCCGCCACCCGCAGATCGTTCGCGCTGCTCTACGCCTGGCGCTTCCCGGTCATGGTGATGCAGCCGGCCTCGGTGAACCTGCCCGGCCTCACCGACCGGACGGTGCTGACCAGTGGCTACGAGTGCCGCACCGTGGCCGGCACGAACAGGTGGTCCCAGCACGCGTACGGCCTGGCCATCGACGTGAACCCGCGGCAGAACCCGATGATCCGCGGCGACTACCTGGACCCGCCGCACAGCGAGCCGTGGATCCCGCGCGGCCCCTACCGCCCCGGCATGATCCACGACGGCGGCGCGGAGCGGGCCTTCACCACCAACGGCTTGGCCTGGGGCGGCCGCTGGCACAGCCTCAAGGACTACATGCACTTCAGCCCGAACAACCGTTGA
- a CDS encoding diguanylate cyclase, with product MTELTGLEVVDELGRGAFTMVHQARRGDRDYALKRPLAGAGEYPGIRIAFQREAALLACIDDPGVVGVHAVGELNGVPGLVLEHLSGGPLAELLVYGVLTQERTVEVAAQLARGLAAAHRVGLVHRDIKPDNIMIAKDGRAKLIDFGLAQLGRAAASNGDQAVGTFLYTSPEQSGMLHRPVDGRSDLYSLGVVLYECLTGRLPFEADDVGELLRLHLAAPVPDIREKRPQIDPGLAAVVHRLLAKDPDDRYPDAAALLIALRDCPGGAAAEEPAAGRWPMCGRDTEADRLARRWERARAGLGGVVVIHGAPGSGRTRLAEHAAGLATTDGCPVVWGTCRPDEPAPLAVVREALQSLLARVHRLPSEARADAERHLAEAATAAGAAQVTKLFGDLGLNVPAGAATGSDEHVFAAGAAFLGDLARRADGMILVIDDAHLLDAATRRLLAALAPDLPGLPLLVLLTETGGATGLDLGVPGTLELTCTPLPPAAVAEVIASRLPGARVPAELARHVTVRTDGTPLAVVSYLMRLLDAGLLGPLWGTWRLDTAGADALPSAAGVRDLLAARLAGLPEPVLDRLATAAVAGVRFRSEALPVTGAALTVEALESGLERHVLEARPGGWYAFVHPQLRDSLLDRLSADELCRRHAALAAALEDLPAQLRDEAHAYTVARHHRRAGDAAPADARRRSAAAAGRQALADQAPGDAVDYLTDAIDGDPAPGTALLHPLAQAYLRAGRFTEAGEVLDRALAAEPDRLARARLLITWIELNHTTWDDARALEAAGSALAELRRPLPANGLLLVLSTLAYAFAGGVIRRTRIGFGKAEGRRREDLAVLTAVLDAGGYAAALGLRLREAGVLAMRALYAVNRLGPSREYARVYALVGYVLYMVRLRGAGARCMARAARVATGLGDPALAAYVEWLHGCSLLFGGYDDGGAWEKTITRNARWYEPAQLLPGHASQGLRLLLRGYAAEAEREYERGLSCLADPAQAMGTSLGMLGVMIPAYQGRTGEAATALQRLREAFPSGAGTRVQRANIITAVACALLEQGEVGEPFDRVLAEFHALGLRPGDLMPQHRWLFVYRAHVGLIRLRYSSDEDRPAQQAAAVAAIRELGKVGGSPLIRLVYAMCQASLAQLIGDQERSIKLADDVERVARALDAPLAQYELLRIRARALRALGQNHEAERQARAALNLAAFYGWEQRRRQTRTEFGVDEGASTHRRTAAGTRAGAGTGRNRRLEALQQVSTAAATVLEPQQLARVALDETLRILGAERALFFLLDEAGEPVRFAGRDASGDLTDTISYGATLVRRVAETGEPVVVTGTDQGAALGSRSAVVHGLRSILVAPVQFKGRLIGVVYLDSRLARGIFTDDDVAVLTAVSSHVAVSLETARAAQLHLAVQAAQQQQALAEMLRASLAELTGILEPDRLLRRLSGTLQTSLGAASSCLVSPDGEVLEPSEVAGARLTPEEAALLSGLTEPALLDPAGTGGLRERLLTGEPAALAVPLAGRDGAAGMVLLGGGALDDTSRQVAAALATQGMTAYDNARLFTRVQELATTDELTGQHNRRHFYAVAGALVHAAARNGRPLAAAMLDIDKFKSVNDTYGHGVGDEVIRTVARRIRAVLRHSDVLGRYGGEEFAIVLPDHDGEAMELAERVRAAVSGEPVPTQAGPLPVTISIGLTRLGRGDATLDDLLARADHALYRAKEAGRNRVMAE from the coding sequence GTGACTGAGCTGACCGGCCTCGAAGTGGTCGACGAGCTCGGCCGCGGTGCCTTCACCATGGTGCACCAGGCCCGGCGCGGCGACCGCGACTACGCGCTGAAGCGCCCGCTCGCCGGGGCCGGTGAATACCCCGGGATCCGGATCGCGTTCCAGCGTGAGGCGGCCCTGCTGGCCTGCATCGACGACCCCGGCGTGGTCGGCGTGCACGCGGTCGGCGAGCTGAACGGGGTGCCCGGCCTGGTGCTCGAGCACCTGTCCGGTGGCCCGCTGGCCGAGCTGCTGGTCTACGGCGTGCTGACCCAGGAGCGGACCGTGGAGGTGGCCGCCCAGCTGGCCCGCGGCCTGGCCGCCGCGCACCGGGTCGGCCTGGTGCACCGGGACATCAAGCCGGACAACATCATGATCGCCAAGGACGGCCGGGCCAAGCTGATCGACTTCGGTCTGGCGCAGCTCGGCCGGGCCGCCGCGTCGAACGGCGACCAGGCGGTCGGCACCTTCCTGTACACCTCGCCGGAGCAGTCCGGCATGCTGCACCGCCCGGTCGACGGCCGCTCCGACCTGTACTCGCTGGGCGTGGTGCTCTACGAGTGCCTGACCGGCCGCCTGCCGTTCGAGGCCGACGACGTCGGCGAGCTGCTGCGCCTGCACCTGGCCGCCCCGGTCCCGGACATCCGCGAGAAGCGCCCGCAGATCGACCCGGGCCTGGCCGCCGTGGTGCACCGCCTGCTCGCCAAGGATCCGGACGACCGCTACCCGGACGCCGCCGCCCTGCTCATCGCGCTGCGGGACTGCCCGGGCGGCGCGGCCGCCGAGGAGCCCGCCGCCGGCCGGTGGCCGATGTGCGGGCGCGACACCGAAGCGGACCGGCTGGCCCGCCGGTGGGAACGGGCCCGTGCCGGGCTGGGCGGCGTCGTGGTGATCCACGGCGCTCCCGGGTCCGGCCGGACCCGGCTGGCCGAACACGCCGCCGGGCTGGCCACCACGGACGGCTGCCCGGTGGTCTGGGGCACCTGCCGCCCCGACGAGCCGGCGCCGCTGGCCGTCGTCCGGGAGGCCCTGCAGTCGCTGCTGGCCCGGGTTCACCGGCTGCCCTCCGAGGCCCGCGCCGACGCCGAACGTCACCTCGCCGAGGCCGCCACCGCGGCCGGAGCCGCCCAGGTCACCAAGCTTTTCGGGGACCTCGGGCTGAACGTGCCCGCCGGCGCGGCCACCGGCTCCGACGAGCACGTCTTCGCGGCCGGCGCGGCGTTCCTCGGCGACCTGGCCCGCCGCGCCGACGGCATGATCCTGGTGATCGACGACGCGCACCTGCTCGACGCCGCCACCCGCCGGCTGCTCGCCGCGCTCGCCCCGGACCTGCCCGGCCTGCCGCTGCTGGTGCTGCTCACCGAGACCGGCGGCGCCACCGGCCTGGACCTGGGCGTGCCCGGCACCCTGGAACTGACCTGCACGCCGCTTCCCCCGGCCGCGGTGGCCGAGGTGATCGCCTCCCGGCTGCCCGGCGCCCGGGTGCCGGCCGAGTTGGCCCGGCACGTCACGGTCCGTACCGACGGCACCCCGCTCGCCGTGGTCAGCTACCTGATGCGGCTGCTCGACGCCGGCCTGCTCGGGCCGCTCTGGGGCACCTGGCGGCTGGACACCGCGGGCGCCGACGCGCTGCCGTCCGCCGCCGGGGTCCGCGATCTGCTCGCCGCCCGGCTGGCCGGGCTGCCCGAGCCGGTCCTCGACCGGCTCGCCACCGCCGCGGTGGCCGGCGTCCGGTTCCGGTCCGAGGCGCTGCCGGTGACCGGCGCGGCGCTGACCGTCGAGGCGCTCGAATCCGGCCTGGAGCGGCACGTGCTGGAGGCGCGGCCGGGCGGCTGGTACGCCTTCGTGCACCCGCAACTGCGCGACAGCCTGCTCGACCGCCTCTCCGCCGACGAACTGTGCCGCCGCCACGCCGCCCTGGCCGCCGCCCTGGAGGACCTCCCGGCGCAGCTGCGCGACGAGGCGCACGCCTACACCGTCGCCCGGCACCACCGGCGCGCCGGCGACGCCGCCCCGGCGGACGCCCGTCGCCGCAGCGCCGCCGCGGCCGGCCGGCAGGCCCTCGCCGACCAGGCGCCCGGCGACGCCGTGGACTACCTCACCGACGCGATCGACGGCGACCCGGCGCCCGGCACCGCGCTGCTGCACCCGCTGGCCCAGGCCTACCTGCGGGCCGGCCGGTTCACCGAGGCCGGCGAGGTGCTGGACCGGGCGCTCGCGGCCGAACCGGACCGGCTGGCCCGGGCCCGCCTGCTGATCACCTGGATCGAGCTCAACCACACCACCTGGGACGATGCGCGCGCCCTCGAAGCGGCCGGGAGCGCGCTGGCCGAGCTGCGCCGCCCGCTGCCGGCCAACGGGCTGCTGCTGGTGCTCTCGACACTGGCGTACGCGTTCGCCGGCGGGGTGATCCGGCGTACCCGGATCGGGTTCGGCAAGGCCGAGGGCCGGCGCCGGGAGGACCTCGCCGTGCTGACCGCCGTGCTCGACGCGGGCGGCTACGCCGCCGCTCTGGGCCTGCGCCTGCGGGAGGCCGGCGTGCTGGCGATGCGCGCGCTGTACGCGGTCAACCGGCTCGGTCCCAGCCGCGAGTACGCCCGGGTGTACGCCCTGGTCGGCTACGTGCTGTACATGGTCCGGCTGCGCGGCGCCGGCGCCCGCTGCATGGCCCGCGCCGCCCGGGTCGCCACCGGCCTGGGCGACCCGGCGCTGGCCGCCTACGTCGAGTGGCTGCACGGCTGCTCGCTGCTGTTCGGCGGCTACGACGACGGCGGCGCCTGGGAGAAGACGATCACCCGGAACGCCCGCTGGTACGAGCCGGCCCAGCTGCTGCCCGGCCACGCCTCCCAGGGGCTGCGGCTGCTGCTGCGCGGCTACGCCGCCGAGGCCGAGCGCGAGTACGAGCGCGGCCTGAGCTGCCTCGCCGACCCGGCCCAGGCGATGGGCACCTCGCTCGGGATGCTGGGCGTGATGATCCCGGCCTACCAGGGCCGTACCGGCGAGGCCGCGACCGCGCTGCAACGGCTGCGCGAGGCGTTCCCGTCCGGCGCCGGCACCCGGGTGCAGCGCGCCAACATCATCACCGCGGTCGCCTGCGCGCTGCTCGAACAGGGCGAGGTCGGCGAGCCGTTCGACCGGGTGCTGGCCGAGTTCCACGCGCTCGGGCTGCGACCCGGCGACCTGATGCCGCAGCACAGGTGGCTCTTCGTCTACCGCGCGCACGTCGGGCTGATCCGGTTGCGGTACAGCAGCGACGAGGACCGCCCGGCCCAGCAGGCCGCCGCCGTCGCGGCGATCCGGGAGCTCGGCAAGGTCGGCGGCTCGCCGCTGATCAGGTTGGTCTACGCGATGTGCCAGGCGTCGCTGGCCCAGCTCATCGGGGACCAGGAGCGCAGCATCAAGCTGGCCGACGACGTGGAGCGGGTGGCCCGTGCCCTGGACGCCCCGCTCGCGCAGTACGAGCTGCTGCGCATCCGGGCCCGTGCGCTGCGCGCGCTCGGGCAGAACCACGAGGCGGAGCGGCAGGCCCGGGCCGCGCTGAACCTGGCCGCCTTCTACGGCTGGGAGCAGCGCCGGCGGCAGACCCGCACCGAGTTCGGCGTGGACGAGGGGGCCAGCACGCACCGGCGTACGGCCGCCGGCACCCGCGCCGGCGCGGGCACCGGGCGCAACCGGCGTCTGGAGGCGTTGCAGCAGGTCAGCACGGCCGCCGCCACGGTGCTGGAGCCGCAGCAGCTGGCCCGGGTGGCGCTGGACGAGACGCTGCGCATCCTGGGCGCCGAACGGGCGCTGTTCTTCCTGCTCGACGAGGCGGGCGAGCCGGTCCGCTTCGCCGGCCGGGACGCCTCGGGCGACCTGACCGACACCATCTCGTACGGCGCCACGCTGGTGCGCCGGGTCGCCGAGACGGGTGAGCCGGTCGTGGTCACCGGGACCGACCAGGGCGCCGCGCTCGGCTCGCGCAGCGCGGTGGTGCACGGGCTGCGCAGCATCCTGGTCGCCCCGGTGCAGTTCAAGGGCCGCCTGATCGGCGTGGTGTACCTGGACAGCCGGCTGGCCCGGGGCATCTTCACCGACGACGACGTGGCGGTGCTCACCGCGGTCAGCAGCCACGTCGCCGTCTCGCTGGAGACCGCCCGGGCCGCCCAGCTGCACCTGGCCGTGCAGGCCGCGCAGCAGCAGCAGGCGCTGGCCGAGATGCTGCGCGCGAGTCTGGCCGAGCTGACCGGCATCCTGGAGCCGGACCGGCTGCTGCGCCGGCTCAGCGGCACCCTGCAGACGTCGCTGGGCGCCGCGTCGAGCTGCCTGGTCAGCCCGGACGGGGAGGTGCTGGAGCCGTCCGAGGTGGCCGGCGCGCGGCTCACCCCGGAGGAGGCCGCCCTGCTCAGCGGCCTGACCGAGCCGGCCCTGCTGGACCCGGCCGGCACCGGCGGGCTGCGCGAGCGGCTGCTCACCGGCGAGCCTGCGGCCCTGGCGGTGCCGCTGGCCGGCCGGGACGGGGCGGCCGGGATGGTGCTGCTCGGCGGCGGCGCGCTGGACGACACCAGCCGGCAGGTGGCGGCGGCGCTGGCCACCCAGGGGATGACCGCCTACGACAACGCGCGCCTGTTCACCCGGGTGCAGGAGCTGGCCACCACCGACGAGCTGACCGGGCAGCACAACCGGCGGCACTTCTACGCCGTGGCCGGCGCGCTGGTGCACGCCGCGGCCCGGAACGGGCGCCCGCTCGCGGCCGCCATGCTGGACATCGACAAATTCAAGAGCGTCAATGACACATACGGCCACGGGGTGGGCGACGAGGTGATCCGCACCGTGGCCCGGCGGATCCGTGCCGTGCTCCGGCACTCCGACGTGCTCGGCCGCTACGGCGGCGAGGAGTTCGCGATCGTGCTGCCGGACCACGACGGCGAGGCGATGGAACTGGCCGAACGGGTCCGCGCGGCGGTGAGCGGCGAGCCGGTGCCCACCCAAGCCGGACCGCTGCCGGTCACCATCAGCATCGGCCTGACCCGGCTCGGCCGGGGCGACGCCACGCTGGACGACCTGCTGGCCCGGGCGGACCACGCGCTCTACCGGGCCAAGGAGGCGGGCCGCAACCGGGTGATGGCCGAGTGA
- the fahA gene encoding fumarylacetoacetase, with translation MTWLDLPADTGFGPANLPYGVFCPAGGRPRTGVAIGDHVLDLAGLTGDPVHATGSLNAFMAQGPDAWAALRSMITTWLTDPAHRERVEPHLLPRDAVTMRLPIEVADYVDFYSSADHAENLGRMFRPGSPPLTPNWKHLPIGYHGRAGTVRLSGTPVRRPHGQRKAPPDPAPVFGPSLRLDIEAEVGFVVGVPSRLGTPVPARDFPSYVFGVCLVNDWSARDLQAWEYVPLGPFLGKSFLTSVSPWVVPLAALSAARVEPPARDEPLLDYLADGDQPWGLDLTLEVRLNGAVVSRPPFARMYWTAAQQLAHMTVNGASLRTGDLYASGTVSGPEREQRGSLIELSWNGQEPLTLPDGTTRSFLEDGDEVTITATAPGADGSRIGFGEVVGRVQAS, from the coding sequence ATGACCTGGCTCGATCTGCCCGCTGACACCGGCTTCGGGCCGGCCAACCTGCCCTACGGCGTGTTCTGCCCGGCCGGCGGCCGGCCGCGCACCGGGGTGGCGATCGGCGACCACGTCCTCGACCTCGCCGGACTGACCGGTGACCCGGTGCACGCGACGGGCTCGCTGAACGCGTTCATGGCGCAGGGCCCGGACGCGTGGGCCGCGCTGCGCTCGATGATCACCACGTGGCTGACCGATCCGGCCCACCGGGAGCGAGTCGAGCCGCACCTGCTGCCGCGGGATGCGGTGACCATGCGCCTGCCGATCGAGGTCGCCGACTACGTCGACTTCTACAGCTCGGCGGACCACGCGGAGAACCTGGGGCGGATGTTCCGGCCCGGGTCGCCGCCGCTCACCCCGAACTGGAAGCACCTGCCGATCGGCTACCACGGGCGGGCCGGCACGGTGCGGCTGTCCGGCACACCCGTGCGGCGACCCCACGGGCAGCGCAAGGCGCCCCCCGACCCGGCGCCGGTGTTCGGGCCGTCGCTGCGGCTGGACATCGAGGCCGAGGTCGGGTTCGTCGTCGGGGTGCCGTCGAGGCTGGGCACGCCGGTGCCGGCGCGCGACTTCCCGTCGTACGTCTTCGGGGTCTGCCTGGTCAACGACTGGTCGGCGCGGGACCTGCAGGCCTGGGAGTACGTTCCGCTCGGCCCGTTCCTCGGCAAGTCGTTCCTGACCTCGGTGTCACCGTGGGTGGTGCCGCTGGCGGCGCTGTCGGCGGCCCGGGTCGAGCCGCCGGCCCGCGACGAGCCGCTGCTGGACTACCTCGCGGACGGCGACCAGCCGTGGGGGCTGGACCTCACCCTGGAGGTGCGGCTCAACGGCGCCGTGGTGAGCCGGCCGCCGTTCGCGCGGATGTACTGGACGGCGGCCCAGCAACTGGCGCACATGACGGTCAACGGCGCGTCGCTGCGGACCGGGGACCTCTACGCGTCGGGGACGGTCAGCGGGCCGGAGCGGGAGCAGCGCGGATCGCTGATCGAGCTGTCCTGGAACGGCCAGGAGCCACTGACGCTGCCGGACGGTACGACGCGCTCGTTCCTGGAGGACGGCGACGAGGTGACGATCACCGCGACGGCGCCCGGCGCGGACGGGTCGAGGATCGGCTTCGGCGAGGTGGTCGGGCGGGTCCAGGCTTCGTGA
- a CDS encoding homogentisate 1,2-dioxygenase, producing MTFYRQVGSIPPKRHTQHRRPDGGLYAEELVGEEGFSSDSSLLYHRGIPSAIVDARPWQLPDQTLTPNAPLVPRHLRLHELFPGEEHKAVDPVTGRRLVLGNADVRISYAVSALPSPYYRNAIGDECVYVERGSATVETVFGALTVGRGDYVIIPRTTTHRWMPSGPEPLRTYVIEASSHIAPPARYLSRYGQFLEHSPYCERDLRGPVEPLLAEGADVEIYVKHRGGGTVHVVPEHPFDVVGWDGCLYPYAFNIADFEPITGRVHQPPPVHQVFAGQNFVICNFVPRKVDYHPLAVPVPYYHSNVDSDEVMFYVDGDYEARKGSGIGKGSISLHPGGHSHGPQPGAVERSLGVEFFDETAVMVDTFRPLDLGEAGLAADDGRYAWSWSGRGPSA from the coding sequence GTGACGTTCTACCGGCAGGTGGGCAGCATCCCGCCGAAGCGGCACACCCAGCACCGCCGCCCCGACGGCGGGCTCTACGCCGAGGAGCTGGTCGGTGAGGAGGGTTTCTCCTCCGACTCGTCGCTGCTCTACCACCGCGGCATCCCGTCGGCGATCGTCGACGCGCGCCCGTGGCAGCTGCCCGACCAGACGCTGACCCCGAACGCCCCGCTCGTCCCGCGGCACCTGCGGCTGCACGAGCTCTTCCCCGGCGAGGAGCACAAGGCGGTCGACCCGGTCACCGGCCGGCGTCTCGTCCTGGGCAACGCCGACGTGCGGATCTCCTACGCCGTCTCCGCCCTGCCCTCGCCGTACTACCGCAACGCGATCGGCGACGAGTGCGTCTACGTCGAGCGGGGCAGCGCCACGGTGGAGACCGTGTTCGGCGCGCTCACCGTCGGCCGGGGCGACTACGTGATCATCCCGCGGACCACCACGCACCGGTGGATGCCGTCCGGGCCGGAGCCGCTGCGCACGTACGTGATCGAGGCCAGCTCGCACATCGCCCCGCCGGCCCGCTACCTGAGCCGCTACGGCCAGTTCCTGGAGCATTCGCCGTACTGCGAACGTGACCTGCGCGGACCGGTCGAGCCGCTGCTGGCCGAGGGCGCCGACGTCGAGATCTACGTCAAGCACCGCGGCGGCGGCACCGTGCACGTGGTGCCCGAGCATCCGTTCGACGTGGTCGGCTGGGACGGGTGCCTGTACCCGTACGCGTTCAACATCGCCGACTTCGAGCCGATCACCGGCCGGGTGCACCAGCCGCCGCCGGTGCACCAGGTCTTCGCCGGACAGAACTTCGTGATCTGCAACTTCGTGCCCCGCAAGGTGGACTACCACCCGCTGGCCGTGCCGGTCCCCTACTACCACTCGAACGTCGACTCGGACGAGGTGATGTTCTACGTGGACGGCGACTACGAGGCGCGCAAGGGCTCCGGGATCGGCAAGGGCTCGATCTCGCTGCACCCCGGCGGGCATTCGCACGGCCCGCAGCCGGGCGCGGTGGAACGCTCGCTGGGCGTGGAGTTCTTCGACGAGACGGCGGTCATGGTGGACACGTTCCGGCCGCTCGACCTCGGCGAGGCGGGCCTGGCCGCCGACGACGGGCGCTACGCCTGGTCGTGGTCCGGCCGCGGCCCGTCCGCATGA
- a CDS encoding TetR/AcrR family transcriptional regulator, whose amino-acid sequence MPKIVDHDQRRSEIVEAFLTVVARAGLAAATSRAIAAELGIGTGALWHYFDGFDEVAAGAYRRITERTNDRIAVATAGLRGLDAVYAMLREILPLTKETLDEAHVVVGFWGRLAANATIEEKQTDLGEYWGGLLRRHFAEAVADGELDPSIPVADVLDVLFAICIGQQVNAVMASPMVDPGRQLAMIDHCLRPWRR is encoded by the coding sequence GTGCCGAAGATCGTCGATCACGACCAGCGCCGTTCCGAGATCGTCGAGGCGTTCCTCACCGTCGTGGCCCGGGCCGGGCTCGCCGCCGCGACCAGCCGCGCCATCGCGGCCGAACTGGGCATCGGCACCGGCGCGCTGTGGCACTACTTCGACGGGTTCGACGAGGTGGCCGCCGGGGCGTACCGGCGGATCACCGAGCGCACCAACGACCGGATCGCGGTCGCCACCGCCGGGCTGCGCGGCCTCGACGCGGTCTACGCGATGCTGCGCGAGATCCTGCCGCTGACCAAGGAGACCCTGGACGAGGCGCACGTGGTGGTCGGCTTCTGGGGGCGGCTGGCCGCCAACGCCACGATCGAGGAGAAGCAGACCGACCTGGGCGAATACTGGGGTGGCCTGCTCCGCCGGCATTTCGCCGAGGCGGTCGCGGACGGCGAGCTGGACCCGTCGATCCCGGTCGCCGACGTGCTCGACGTGCTGTTCGCGATCTGCATCGGCCAGCAGGTCAACGCGGTGATGGCGTCGCCGATGGTCGATCCCGGACGGCAGCTGGCGATGATCGACCACTGCCTGCGCCCCTGGCGCCGCTGA